One Alkalicoccus halolimnae DNA segment encodes these proteins:
- a CDS encoding M14 family zinc carboxypeptidase, translating to MKKFIVSALAAPLLLTTVMPASAGAEPQSKPNGPWIQPEQQTKLERFISPEKMHEQLAQIEDRARDGRMELDVVGQSAKYDHPIYAAKFGEADTDNPKVFLQTAIHGDEQGGTEAALDLIQTLAMSNNQDVRAILDNVTVWIVPMLNPDGAEIIEREEGQAKQRRNFQEWTPEEWGLSEDTPSPWYHGRDWASEELGFDVNRDFHPDLSFELTGEDAGLLPGIGSEPGFYVTPESRASRDVFAELEPDLFIDHHHRYSNTVSEDDDRLNTLQILGQVVDEDNVVSHDGTDYQLSKESLELSKQVNSHVYQVLQKGNSPFGAVSRYPDVNLPGTALGSYSLNDAAIMLYETRGQQHPNGHTGQKSSGMLIKQSYIGIYETLLGLATEEIFEIDPEFYDTEIPTNSPRIQRP from the coding sequence TTGAAGAAATTTATTGTTTCTGCACTTGCAGCTCCCTTGCTGCTTACTACGGTGATGCCAGCTTCTGCCGGAGCAGAACCGCAGTCCAAACCGAACGGACCGTGGATTCAGCCGGAGCAGCAGACGAAACTTGAGCGCTTTATTTCTCCGGAAAAAATGCACGAGCAGCTCGCGCAGATTGAAGACCGTGCCCGCGATGGCCGTATGGAACTCGACGTTGTCGGTCAGTCGGCAAAGTATGACCATCCGATTTATGCAGCAAAGTTCGGGGAAGCCGATACGGACAATCCGAAAGTTTTCCTGCAGACAGCAATCCACGGGGACGAACAAGGGGGGACGGAAGCTGCACTCGATTTGATTCAGACGCTCGCGATGAGCAACAATCAGGATGTAAGAGCGATCCTCGATAATGTGACTGTTTGGATTGTGCCAATGCTCAATCCGGACGGTGCGGAAATTATTGAACGGGAGGAAGGTCAAGCGAAGCAGCGCCGGAATTTCCAGGAATGGACACCAGAGGAATGGGGACTTTCTGAAGACACACCTTCCCCGTGGTACCACGGACGGGACTGGGCCAGTGAAGAGCTCGGTTTTGACGTCAACCGTGATTTCCATCCGGACCTTTCTTTTGAACTTACAGGAGAAGATGCCGGACTTCTTCCAGGGATCGGTTCTGAACCAGGCTTTTACGTAACACCGGAATCTCGGGCTTCCCGTGATGTATTTGCTGAGCTTGAACCGGACTTATTTATTGATCACCACCACCGTTATAGCAACACAGTTTCTGAAGACGATGACCGGCTGAATACGCTGCAGATCCTTGGCCAGGTAGTGGATGAAGATAACGTAGTCAGCCACGACGGCACGGACTATCAGTTGAGCAAAGAATCCCTGGAGCTTTCCAAGCAGGTAAACAGTCACGTTTATCAGGTACTCCAGAAAGGTAACTCTCCATTCGGTGCGGTTTCCCGCTATCCGGACGTTAACCTGCCGGGTACAGCGCTTGGAAGCTATTCTTTAAACGATGCGGCCATTATGCTGTATGAAACACGCGGCCAGCAGCATCCAAACGGTCACACGGGCCAGAAATCCAGCGGCATGCTGATCAAGCAGAGCTATATCGGAATTTATGAAACACTGCTCGGTCTTGCGACGGAAGAAATTTTCGAAATTGATCCGGAATTCTATGATACAGAAATTCCAACAAACAGCCCCCGCATTCAGCGGCCATAA
- a CDS encoding class F sortase — translation MIKKFLYLILSPLLIATVVVLGFVTTSAFFSSPTETAVLSERDDEMEADIRSEEQEKETGEFAEMHEFQSFEEARAMETASLTEPAREEIPRHLPETLTIPSIDVEGPVEEVGILDNGQMEVPDSAEGIGWFEPGVKPGEQGNAVLAGHVDSRTGPAVFYELDQMEAGDLMQVTDDKGEILTFEVTKVAKYDRKEAPIEDIFGASEGRHLNVITCTGTFNQEFGTHDDRLVVYSELVEEEASEAEELSLPEAPENTAVNGSSFSWHAVSDEDVVGYRVYEEQENGEFIQVDSVATYERKAYSSENVGEVRHYVTSVNEAGKESEASEMQ, via the coding sequence ATGATCAAGAAATTTCTCTATTTAATTTTATCCCCTCTTCTGATTGCCACGGTGGTTGTTTTAGGATTTGTCACCACTTCCGCTTTCTTTTCTTCTCCAACAGAAACCGCGGTGTTGTCCGAAAGAGACGATGAAATGGAGGCAGATATTCGCAGTGAGGAACAAGAAAAGGAAACCGGTGAGTTTGCGGAAATGCATGAATTTCAATCCTTTGAGGAGGCCCGTGCGATGGAAACAGCTTCCCTGACTGAACCTGCCAGAGAAGAAATTCCTCGTCATCTTCCGGAAACGTTAACCATTCCTTCTATCGATGTAGAGGGGCCGGTGGAAGAAGTCGGTATCCTGGATAATGGCCAAATGGAAGTTCCTGATTCTGCCGAAGGCATTGGTTGGTTTGAGCCAGGAGTGAAGCCGGGAGAACAAGGAAATGCCGTATTGGCAGGTCACGTGGACAGCCGTACCGGACCAGCGGTGTTTTACGAATTAGATCAAATGGAAGCAGGAGACCTTATGCAGGTGACCGATGATAAAGGGGAAATATTAACTTTTGAAGTGACGAAAGTAGCAAAATACGATCGAAAAGAAGCTCCGATCGAAGATATTTTCGGAGCTAGCGAAGGCAGACATTTAAACGTCATTACGTGTACAGGGACGTTTAACCAAGAATTTGGAACACATGATGACAGGCTGGTCGTCTACAGCGAACTGGTCGAAGAAGAAGCCTCGGAGGCGGAAGAACTTTCTCTCCCTGAAGCACCGGAAAATACAGCCGTAAACGGATCCTCGTTTTCATGGCATGCGGTGAGTGACGAAGATGTCGTCGGCTACCGTGTCTATGAAGAGCAGGAAAATGGAGAATTTATACAGGTAGACAGTGTCGCCACGTATGAACGCAAAGCTTATTCTTCCGAGAATGTAGGCGAGGTGCGTCATTATGTTACCTCGGTTAATGAAGCAGGAAAAGAATCAGAAGCTTCGGAAATGCAATAA
- a CDS encoding copper amine oxidase — protein MSKMKKAVLSSCALLVMAPSAAMAADHGEHAEGHGEASVTSPAADFRADLDQLFSEHFALTVAFMQKAHDGADDAAQAGAALDQNTAELTAAIDSIYGAEGAEEFERIWQSHINFFGDMVVAEVEGDEEARTEAETNLENYVQEFSSFLDSATEGNLPQEAGEEAITAHVADVTDTFDAYADGEFQETYENFRGGFHHMFDIGVTLGGAIVEQMPEEFDNTEVSTPAADLRSDLNHLLSEHFFLAVFGMQKGFDGADDFDEAQWALDENTADLTAAIDSLYGEEGAEAFEPIWQSHINFFGDMTAAAVEGDEEAREEADENLADYVVEFSAFLDEATEGGIPQEAGEEAISAHVADVTNTFDAYVAGNFEQTWSEEFRHGFHHMFVLGEVLSNAFVSQMPEQFAGESMPEEMPATGLGGTASNTTLLWAMTTAFVAAAGAFLYGRKRINAQG, from the coding sequence ATGAGTAAAATGAAAAAAGCCGTCTTATCATCTTGTGCCCTTCTGGTCATGGCACCATCTGCCGCTATGGCAGCAGATCATGGGGAGCATGCGGAGGGCCACGGAGAAGCGTCGGTCACGTCTCCCGCAGCGGACTTCCGAGCAGATTTGGATCAGTTGTTTTCCGAGCACTTCGCATTGACCGTCGCATTTATGCAAAAGGCCCATGACGGGGCAGATGATGCAGCGCAGGCAGGTGCCGCCCTGGATCAAAACACCGCAGAACTTACAGCTGCGATTGATTCGATTTATGGTGCGGAGGGCGCAGAAGAATTTGAACGTATCTGGCAGAGTCATATCAATTTCTTCGGTGACATGGTAGTGGCCGAGGTAGAAGGCGACGAGGAAGCGCGGACGGAAGCAGAAACAAACCTTGAAAATTATGTACAGGAATTTTCTTCTTTCCTCGATAGTGCAACCGAAGGAAATTTACCTCAGGAAGCTGGAGAAGAAGCGATTACAGCCCATGTAGCGGATGTTACGGACACATTCGATGCTTATGCAGACGGAGAGTTTCAGGAAACATATGAGAACTTCCGGGGCGGGTTCCATCACATGTTTGACATCGGCGTTACTTTAGGCGGCGCCATTGTTGAACAAATGCCAGAAGAATTCGATAACACAGAAGTTTCTACTCCCGCTGCAGATCTGCGGTCCGATTTAAATCATTTACTTTCGGAGCACTTTTTCCTTGCAGTCTTTGGCATGCAGAAAGGCTTTGATGGAGCAGATGACTTTGATGAAGCACAGTGGGCACTGGATGAAAATACAGCAGATCTAACGGCAGCGATCGATTCTCTATACGGAGAAGAAGGCGCAGAGGCGTTTGAGCCGATCTGGCAGAGTCACATTAACTTTTTTGGTGACATGACCGCGGCCGCTGTTGAAGGCGACGAAGAAGCGCGGGAAGAAGCGGACGAAAATCTTGCAGATTATGTCGTGGAATTCTCCGCTTTCCTCGATGAGGCTACTGAAGGCGGCATTCCACAGGAAGCTGGCGAAGAAGCGATTTCTGCTCACGTAGCCGATGTAACAAATACGTTTGATGCGTATGTAGCAGGAAACTTCGAGCAAACATGGAGTGAAGAATTCCGTCATGGTTTCCACCATATGTTTGTACTTGGAGAAGTATTGAGTAACGCCTTTGTTTCCCAAATGCCGGAACAGTTTGCTGGAGAGAGCATGCCAGAGGAAATGCCAGCAACAGGACTCGGAGGAACAGCCTCTAATACAACGCTGCTTTGGGCAATGACAACAGCCTTTGTAGCAGCAGCCGGAGCATTCCTTTACGGACGTAAAAGGATAAATGCGCAAGGATAA
- a CDS encoding CHRD domain-containing protein, with protein MKKVFAVSTASVVAFAGFAGSASAAHEGQEFMADLVPEEEVMDVDSDATGEAHVEVSDDGESLDFTVEAHDLNDTLAGHFHSGPRGEDGPVELFLFENDEAMDYDGEVATGTLTEDDLVGDLSWEEFSETLVEGNIYVNLHTEEFPDGEIRGQLEMADDVEGDEMADTASNGPLYTMIGLFAALAGGVVMMGRRNKATA; from the coding sequence ATGAAAAAAGTATTTGCAGTATCGACCGCATCAGTGGTAGCGTTTGCAGGATTTGCCGGATCGGCGTCCGCAGCACACGAAGGACAGGAATTTATGGCTGATCTGGTCCCGGAAGAGGAAGTCATGGACGTAGATAGTGATGCGACAGGAGAAGCGCATGTGGAGGTAAGTGACGATGGAGAGTCTCTGGATTTCACTGTGGAGGCTCATGATTTAAATGATACACTTGCCGGTCACTTCCATAGTGGCCCACGCGGAGAAGATGGTCCCGTCGAGCTCTTCCTTTTTGAAAATGACGAAGCGATGGATTACGATGGAGAAGTGGCTACAGGGACATTAACAGAAGACGATTTAGTAGGCGATTTGAGCTGGGAAGAGTTTTCTGAGACGCTTGTAGAGGGTAACATCTACGTGAACCTTCACACAGAAGAGTTTCCAGACGGGGAAATTCGTGGACAGCTGGAAATGGCGGACGATGTGGAAGGCGATGAAATGGCAGACACAGCCTCCAACGGTCCTCTCTATACAATGATTGGACTATTCGCTGCCTTAGCTGGTGGAGTCGTCATGATGGGTCGTCGTAACAAAGCAACAGCGTAA
- a CDS encoding CHRD domain-containing protein: MKKVLAVSTASMVAFAGFAGSASAAHEGQEFMADLVPDEEVMDVDSDATGHAHVEVSDDGESLDFTVEAHDLNDTLAGHFHSGPRGEDGPVELFLFENDEAMDYDGEVATGTLTEDDLVGDLSWEEFSETLVEGNIYVNLHTEEFPDGEIRGQLEMADDVEGDEMADTASNGPLYTMIGLFAALAGGVVMMGRRNKATA, encoded by the coding sequence ATGAAAAAAGTATTGGCAGTATCGACCGCATCAATGGTCGCGTTTGCAGGATTTGCCGGCTCGGCATCCGCAGCACACGAAGGACAGGAATTTATGGCTGATCTGGTCCCGGATGAGGAAGTCATGGACGTAGATAGTGATGCGACCGGACACGCACACGTGGAAGTAAGTGATGATGGAGAGTCTCTGGATTTCACTGTCGAAGCTCATGATTTGAATGATACGCTCGCCGGTCACTTCCATAGTGGCCCACGCGGAGAAGATGGTCCCGTCGAGCTCTTCCTTTTTGAAAATGACGAAGCGATGGATTACGACGGAGAAGTGGCTACAGGGACATTAACAGAAGACGATTTAGTAGGCGATTTGAGCTGGGAAGAGTTTTCTGAGACGCTTGTAGAGGGTAACATCTACGTGAACCTTCACACAGAAGAGTTTCCAGACGGGGAAATTCGTGGACAGCTGGAAATGGCGGACGATGTGGAAGGCGATGAAATGGCAGACACAGCCTCCAACGGTCCTCTCTATACAATGATTGGACTATTCGCTGCCTTAGCTGGTGGAGTCGTCATGATGGGTCGTCGTAACAAAGCAACAGCGTAA
- a CDS encoding DoxX family protein, which yields MMDKSMEWALLIGRFVLGSIMTGHGLAKVFSLTRVLETFEQLGIPPLATLGMIGIEVIGGIALLLGIGVRLASFFLSTVMLGAVLFDWSLGLLAGYEFPLALFGLSLFYTLVPCQLGILKLPFPYETYRIFKRLFSKKSTRGTLQNLNERRRSS from the coding sequence ATGATGGATAAATCTATGGAATGGGCGCTATTAATTGGACGGTTTGTGTTAGGGAGCATCATGACAGGTCACGGGTTAGCCAAAGTATTTTCTCTGACACGTGTGCTGGAAACCTTTGAACAATTGGGGATTCCCCCACTGGCGACCTTAGGGATGATCGGAATTGAAGTCATTGGCGGCATCGCTCTTTTGTTAGGAATAGGCGTTCGTCTCGCTTCTTTTTTTCTCAGTACGGTCATGCTTGGTGCCGTTTTGTTTGATTGGTCTCTTGGACTCCTTGCCGGGTACGAATTTCCACTGGCGCTGTTTGGTCTATCCTTGTTTTATACGTTAGTTCCCTGCCAATTAGGTATTTTAAAACTGCCTTTTCCATATGAAACCTATCGAATTTTCAAACGCCTGTTCTCGAAAAAAAGCACCCGTGGGACTTTGCAGAACCTTAATGAAAGAAGGAGATCCTCATGA
- a CDS encoding DoxX family protein — protein MNVSRVWAFFILRMIAGAIFLTHGIDKWFRMDYNTAMFENYGLTRELMLSVGALEILAGFSFLKGMAIKIAAVVLTLIMAGAIVIARFSFGLIGGYDLPLAMFAICLLFVFTNKRNHSFSLILSSTRSFYQNIFHKVRKTNG, from the coding sequence ATGAATGTTTCCAGAGTCTGGGCCTTTTTTATTCTTCGAATGATAGCAGGAGCCATCTTTCTAACTCACGGGATAGATAAATGGTTTCGTATGGATTACAACACAGCGATGTTTGAGAATTACGGATTGACTAGAGAACTCATGTTAAGTGTCGGTGCTTTAGAAATACTAGCCGGCTTCTCGTTTCTGAAAGGGATGGCCATAAAAATAGCTGCGGTTGTATTAACCCTGATCATGGCGGGAGCTATTGTCATCGCCCGCTTTTCGTTTGGGTTGATAGGAGGGTATGATTTACCTTTAGCGATGTTTGCCATCTGCCTTTTGTTCGTCTTTACGAACAAAAGGAACCATTCGTTTTCCCTCATCCTTTCTTCCACTCGTTCTTTCTACCAAAATATCTTCCATAAAGTTCGAAAAACGAATGGGTGA
- a CDS encoding class D sortase, translating to MVNKLAYALILVGILFGGWNGYVWATESSSGQEQLEENDIAPSEVISTTEKADSMQGERLPDEKSSDQKDDPSSSSLSRAEETEEETAPREDYDYEKGDDVGWLLIPSLDMKYPVYWGTDDETLTQGVGYHEGDFTTPPDGLGHTVLSGHRDTVFRELGDVEEGAAIFVQFEGVQYEYELEKTWITDADDRTVIVDKEEPTLTLTTCYPFNFIGAAPDRYIMEASLVDTVDME from the coding sequence GTGGTAAATAAACTTGCGTACGCTTTGATTTTAGTCGGCATTTTATTTGGTGGATGGAACGGGTATGTGTGGGCGACCGAAAGTTCTTCCGGCCAGGAGCAATTAGAAGAAAATGATATTGCCCCTTCCGAAGTAATCTCGACCACGGAAAAAGCTGATTCGATGCAGGGAGAGAGACTTCCCGATGAAAAGAGCAGCGATCAAAAAGATGATCCTTCTTCCTCCTCGCTGTCTCGTGCCGAGGAAACCGAAGAGGAAACAGCACCACGCGAGGACTATGATTATGAGAAGGGCGACGACGTCGGATGGCTGCTTATTCCTTCCCTCGATATGAAATACCCGGTGTATTGGGGTACTGATGATGAGACCCTGACACAAGGGGTTGGATATCATGAAGGAGACTTTACAACCCCTCCTGATGGATTGGGACACACGGTCCTTTCCGGTCACCGGGATACCGTCTTCCGGGAGCTTGGAGATGTCGAAGAAGGCGCGGCGATTTTCGTCCAATTTGAAGGGGTGCAGTACGAATATGAACTGGAAAAAACATGGATCACGGATGCGGATGACCGCACCGTCATCGTGGATAAAGAAGAGCCGACATTAACGCTGACCACGTGCTATCCGTTTAATTTTATCGGTGCCGCCCCTGATCGTTATATCATGGAAGCTTCTCTCGTAGATACAGTAGACATGGAATAA
- a CDS encoding RNA polymerase sigma factor, translating into MEKHEDVQLYERLHAKDQAAMEMLYDKYGKLLYSFAYKMVYNSAGAEEVVQEVMIKLWRGKGVYSAEKGRFTTWLLTITRHTAIDYLRKQKRHTEDVIHQETEHEDSQPGVEEMVEWKHRSERVKEAMRVLKEEQRLIIDMFYFKGYSQKTIAEKVNVPLGTVKGRIRLALKHLKDELYEERRDWQ; encoded by the coding sequence ATGGAAAAGCACGAAGACGTACAATTGTACGAGCGCCTCCATGCCAAGGATCAGGCCGCAATGGAAATGCTTTACGACAAGTATGGGAAGCTGCTCTATTCGTTTGCCTATAAAATGGTTTACAATTCCGCGGGAGCGGAGGAAGTGGTACAGGAAGTAATGATTAAGCTATGGAGGGGAAAAGGGGTCTATTCTGCTGAAAAAGGAAGGTTTACCACCTGGCTGCTTACGATCACCCGCCACACTGCCATCGATTATCTTCGAAAGCAGAAGAGACATACGGAAGACGTGATCCATCAGGAAACAGAGCACGAAGACTCCCAGCCCGGCGTAGAGGAAATGGTGGAATGGAAGCACCGGAGTGAACGGGTAAAGGAAGCGATGCGTGTGCTCAAGGAAGAGCAGCGCCTAATTATTGACATGTTTTACTTTAAAGGCTACTCCCAGAAAACGATAGCGGAAAAGGTTAATGTGCCTCTCGGAACAGTGAAAGGCCGTATCCGGCTGGCTTTAAAGCATTTGAAGGATGAACTTTATGAAGAAAGGAGGGATTGGCAGTGA
- a CDS encoding anti-sigma factor domain-containing protein: MTDKQCEKLIDYFNGQMLEEEKETFEKHLESCEECRAELAEWEDLSADLPFLSEVEEPPQGMKERVLTSVWNSEESTEAPVQQKADERKHSLKRAAPIWLAGAAAAALLFSLAGNGYLLSENQQLAQEREQLAEEADQLAFERDVIESDYQALLEEEQEEGTGVADVLLASNLASADEELFSGEGSATIISEDGHVDLLVQVSGMPDLEDEEAFQAWIIEGETPVAAGSFTIDENGNGAVRYRLSDMDDMQVDQIAITLEPQPNNEQPQGQVVLASP, encoded by the coding sequence GTGACAGACAAGCAGTGTGAAAAATTGATTGACTACTTTAACGGACAGATGCTGGAAGAAGAGAAGGAAACGTTTGAAAAGCATCTTGAAAGCTGTGAAGAATGCCGGGCAGAACTGGCAGAATGGGAAGACCTTTCCGCGGATCTTCCTTTTTTAAGCGAAGTAGAAGAGCCGCCGCAGGGAATGAAAGAACGGGTGTTAACCAGCGTATGGAACAGCGAAGAAAGTACAGAAGCACCCGTCCAGCAGAAGGCTGACGAGAGAAAACATTCGCTTAAACGCGCGGCTCCTATCTGGCTGGCTGGCGCAGCGGCTGCCGCCCTCCTTTTTTCTTTGGCAGGAAACGGTTATCTACTCAGTGAAAATCAGCAGCTGGCACAGGAAAGAGAACAGCTGGCAGAAGAAGCGGATCAGCTTGCTTTTGAACGGGATGTAATCGAGTCCGATTACCAGGCTCTGCTTGAAGAAGAGCAAGAAGAAGGAACAGGTGTAGCAGATGTTCTGCTTGCCTCCAATCTTGCTTCGGCAGATGAAGAGCTCTTTTCAGGAGAAGGTTCGGCGACGATTATTTCGGAAGACGGGCATGTCGATCTGCTCGTTCAAGTAAGCGGCATGCCGGACCTGGAAGACGAAGAAGCATTTCAGGCGTGGATCATTGAAGGAGAAACGCCGGTAGCGGCAGGCAGCTTTACCATTGATGAAAATGGAAACGGAGCTGTGCGCTACCGACTCAGCGATATGGACGATATGCAGGTAGATCAGATCGCCATTACTCTGGAACCGCAGCCGAATAATGAACAGCCGCAGGGACAGGTGGTTCTCGCTTCTCCTTAA
- a CDS encoding NUDIX domain-containing protein, producing MIRKAVGAIVFQNNEFLIIHKTKINTNKGKRNIKGEWDFIKGGVEERDNDLKESILRELKEETGSSEYRILKQYDEKICFNFPDIIKKEIGYDKQETTMYLVEFLGDAKMLIPIDNEISDIKFIEKEKVQEMVTNQETKDFFLKHWG from the coding sequence ATGATTAGAAAAGCTGTTGGTGCAATTGTTTTTCAAAATAACGAATTTTTAATTATACATAAAACAAAAATAAACACTAATAAAGGGAAACGAAATATAAAAGGGGAGTGGGACTTTATTAAGGGTGGCGTAGAAGAAAGAGATAATGATTTAAAGGAATCAATATTACGTGAATTGAAAGAAGAGACGGGTTCGTCTGAATATAGAATACTCAAGCAATATGACGAAAAAATTTGTTTTAATTTTCCTGATATTATTAAGAAAGAAATCGGATATGACAAACAAGAAACAACAATGTATCTCGTAGAATTTTTAGGTGATGCCAAGATGCTTATTCCCATTGATAATGAAATAAGTGATATTAAATTCATTGAAAAAGAAAAAGTGCAGGAAATGGTTACTAACCAAGAAACAAAAGACTTTTTTTTAAAACATTGGGGTTAG
- a CDS encoding histidine phosphatase family protein, with the protein MKSITLIQEKHSSGSILIVTHSVVIKTLCAHFKNLPLGKLWEPPFIHATSLTIVELIEKESSIVME; encoded by the coding sequence TTGAAATCAATCACTTTAATACAAGAGAAGCATAGTTCAGGAAGTATTTTAATAGTTACTCATTCTGTTGTGATAAAAACATTATGTGCGCATTTCAAAAATCTCCCTCTAGGTAAATTATGGGAACCTCCTTTTATTCATGCTACAAGCCTTACAATTGTTGAATTAATTGAAAAAGAATCTAGCATTGTTATGGAGTGA
- a CDS encoding histidine phosphatase family protein, whose amino-acid sequence MLTLYITRHGETEWDTQRKMQGWSDSELTKNGKRNAVLLGNRVKEINFDAIYSSPSKRTKTTAELNKGDRDIPVIIDDNLMEINMGKWEGQTVSFIREKYPDEFHSFWNVLHLYNSLNGESFDELKSRV is encoded by the coding sequence TTGCTTACTTTATATATAACAAGACACGGAGAAACTGAATGGGATACTCAAAGAAAGATGCAAGGTTGGAGTGATTCAGAACTAACTAAGAATGGGAAAAGAAATGCAGTATTGTTAGGAAATAGAGTGAAGGAGATAAATTTTGATGCTATCTATTCAAGTCCAAGTAAAAGAACTAAAACAACTGCTGAATTAAATAAAGGTGACAGAGATATCCCTGTCATTATTGATGATAATTTAATGGAAATCAATATGGGAAAATGGGAAGGTCAGACGGTTTCTTTTATCAGGGAGAAGTACCCTGATGAATTTCACTCATTTTGGAATGTTCTGCATCTTTATAATTCATTAAATGGCGAAAGTTTTGATGAACTAAAAAGCAGAGTTTGA
- a CDS encoding haloacid dehalogenase type II, with product MVQSDLRDVKAVLFDVFGTVVDFRSTIKKEGAVWNSEKELDIDWGAFADAWRAQYHPNMQRVMSGELEWNNLDSLHKMALSSLLERWGVKKHFSEKEIEVLNQVWHRLDPWSDSVHGLEQIKEHFTISPLSNGNMSLLTNMAKQSGLPWDVILSPELIKSYKPDPKVYYMAADYLGLNPHQIMMTACHQYDLQAAQKLGFRTGYVMRPFEFGYEHIPDLTPLQEYDITAYDLVDLSEQLRRRSL from the coding sequence ATGGTGCAGAGTGATTTAAGAGACGTAAAAGCTGTTTTATTTGATGTATTTGGGACCGTAGTTGATTTTCGTTCTACAATTAAAAAGGAAGGTGCCGTATGGAATTCGGAGAAGGAATTGGATATCGACTGGGGAGCGTTTGCGGATGCGTGGCGGGCACAGTATCATCCGAACATGCAGCGCGTCATGTCCGGGGAGCTGGAGTGGAATAACCTCGACTCGCTTCATAAAATGGCCCTCTCTTCCCTGCTTGAGAGGTGGGGAGTGAAAAAGCATTTTTCTGAAAAGGAAATCGAAGTGCTCAATCAGGTGTGGCACCGCCTGGATCCGTGGTCAGATTCTGTGCACGGGCTGGAACAAATAAAGGAGCATTTTACAATCAGCCCGCTTTCGAACGGCAACATGTCCCTTCTGACGAATATGGCTAAACAGAGCGGTCTGCCCTGGGATGTGATTCTTTCTCCGGAGCTTATAAAGAGCTATAAGCCGGATCCGAAGGTTTATTATATGGCGGCCGATTATTTAGGGCTGAATCCGCATCAGATTATGATGACCGCCTGCCATCAATACGATCTGCAGGCGGCTCAGAAATTAGGATTTCGTACCGGCTACGTGATGCGCCCCTTTGAATTCGGTTACGAACATATTCCTGATCTCACCCCTCTCCAGGAGTACGATATTACAGCGTACGATCTCGTCGATCTGTCAGAACAGCTGAGACGTCGAAGTTTGTAA